TCCCAGGCCACTTCCAGGTCGCCGGTCTGGTTCATTGTCATAATACGTACGGTATTTCTGCTCAATATTCTCACGCCATTATAAATACCTCCATTGACCAGCATCTGCAAAAAAATTGCATAATCCTTTGTGGTAGACGATAATCCGCCACCACCGGAAAAGTAGGTACCGTTAAATTTAGGGTAGTCGGCCCATAGGTCAACACCCTTCAGGTTCACCGATTTTCCGATGTTATGTACCGTATGGGTGTTAGGGTCTTCTGTGTAAAGCGGTACCAGGCGGGACTTTTTATCTTCCGGAAGATAAAAATAGGTATCATTCATGCCCAGGGGCTGGAACAGGCGTTCTTTAAAAAACTGGTCCAGGGACTTGCCGGACAAGACTTCCACCAGGTATCCCAGTACATCTACACCGAGGCCATAGGTCCATTTCTCGCCGGGGTTATGCAGCAATGGAAGTTTGGCAAGTATTTTCATCTTATCGCCCACCACCTGGTCTTTCAGTCCAACACCACCTACTATACCGGCTTTTGCATAAATAGCCGTTTCCATAGGGCCGCCGATCTGGGCATAACCCAATCCGGAGGTATGCCTGAACAGGTCGCGGATGGTAATTTCCCGTGTAGCCGACACCGTTGTCCAGGTGGTGTCCTTACTGTTGAAAGACCTGATTACCTGTGGATTAGCGAATTCCGGGAGATATTTAGACAGCGGATCATCCAGCTGAAATTTACCCTCTTCGTATAACATCATGGCTGCGACGCTGGTGATAGCTTTGGTCTGGGAGGCAATCCTGAATATGTTATCGGTCCTTTCGGGAATTTTTTTATCCGTGTCGCTATAACCAAATGCTTTGTCATACACGATCTTTCCGTCACGGATGACCATGGCGGTGGCGCCATTCACATACCCTTTCTTTACATAACTATTTACAAGGGAGTCTATCCTGGATAATCTTTCGGCCGACATATGCGCCTCTTCAGGTGCTGCCGGCTTCAATTGCTGGCTCTGACCATGGAGG
This window of the Chitinophaga sp. Cy-1792 genome carries:
- a CDS encoding serine hydrolase; its protein translation is MKRILFPFLLLGCLHGQSQQLKPAAPEEAHMSAERLSRIDSLVNSYVKKGYVNGATAMVIRDGKIVYDKAFGYSDTDKKIPERTDNIFRIASQTKAITSVAAMMLYEEGKFQLDDPLSKYLPEFANPQVIRSFNSKDTTWTTVSATREITIRDLFRHTSGLGYAQIGGPMETAIYAKAGIVGGVGLKDQVVGDKMKILAKLPLLHNPGEKWTYGLGVDVLGYLVEVLSGKSLDQFFKERLFQPLGMNDTYFYLPEDKKSRLVPLYTEDPNTHTVHNIGKSVNLKGVDLWADYPKFNGTYFSGGGGLSSTTKDYAIFLQMLVNGGIYNGVRILSRNTVRIMTMNQTGDLEVAWDKYNCFGLGFKVTTEKGSAVSLQPAGVFQWGGMFCTTYWADPKEKIVGLIYTNVWPTSHGDMNELFKNLVYQAIND